In Pararge aegeria chromosome 27, ilParAegt1.1, whole genome shotgun sequence, one genomic interval encodes:
- the LOC120635681 gene encoding Kv channel-interacting protein 4-like produces the protein MSLEDDCDDAGSNIWCPGARYRPEPPEALARASHFTPHEIKLMYRGFKQECPTGVVDEEAFKNIFSQFFPLGDASQYAHFVFNTVKHKQRGKLNFEEFLGTLSALGRGSRQEKLSWVFALYDADGDGRISRAEMLAVVRAVYELLGRAAAPPVPPRAAEDHVDRIFHLMDTNADGVVTPDELARWCARDPALLGSLDTLDTVL, from the exons AGGACGACTGCGACGACGCGGGCTCCAACATCTGGTGCCCCGGCGCGCGCTACCGCCCCGAGCCGCCCGAGGCGCTGGCGCGCGCGTCGCACTTCACGCCGCACGAGATCAAGCTGATGTACCGCGGGTTCAAGCAG GAGTGCCCCACCGGCGTTGTCGACGAGGAAGCTTTCAAGAATATATTCTCCCAGTTCTTCCCCCTGGGAG ACGCATCGCAGTACGCGCACTTCGTGTTCAACACAGTTAAACACAAGCAGCGTGGGAAGCTCAACTTTGAG GAGTTCCTGGGCACGCTGTCGGCGCTGGGGCGCGGCTCGCGGCAGGAGAAGCTGTCGTGGGTGTTCGCGCTGTACGACGCGGACGGCGACGGCCGCATCTCGCGCGCGGAGATGCTGGCTGTGGTGCGCGCCGTGTACGAGCTGCTGggccgcgccgccgcgccgcccgtgCCGCCGCGCGCCGCGGAGGACCACGTCGACCGCATCTTCCAC CTGATGGACACCAACGCCGACGGCGTGGTGACGCCGGACGAGCTGGCGCGCTGGTGCGCGCGCGACCCCGCCCTGCTGGGCTCGCTGGACACGCTGGACACGGTGTTGTGA